The Lolium rigidum isolate FL_2022 chromosome 1, APGP_CSIRO_Lrig_0.1, whole genome shotgun sequence region aaatttgaaattggCTAGAATGCGGGGAAAAGTAAATGTCATAAAGCAAATTCAAGAAAACAAAATCCATACGAAGTCTAAGCTCCAGGTTCCAATATCAACCAATAACGGAACAATATTCTTTTACAAACCAAACAAACAAgtgaaaagtaaaacaaagagaagagggagaaAAGGCACAAATTTAAAACTAGCTAACTCTAGAACGCCTAAAGCGGCACCAAGCAAGCTAAAGCGTACGTCCAGCAAGCTTACAGGTTACCATATACATCTCTACCATCCATGCATCACAAAAGATCTAGACATCAAGCACACATAAAAGTTTTCAAACATGCATAAACTCCCAGATTAGCCACCCTAGTTTCTGGTTAACACTTCAGTTTTCATACATGCGCTTGATCATCCTCCCCTTTGAGTAGCTTCAATTTGCGGGGACCTTTTTGAAGAGGATTGAAGAGAAAGAGCCATCGTCTGAAGAGCTTCAGCACTTGCTAAAATATCATCTTTATCAACACCGGCCCAGTTGTAAACTGGCCCAATATCTTAGAAGTTGCATAACACACTATCCTAGCAGGAATTTTAATCAGCTTAAATTCAAAGTACgctccatttcttaactttcacaTCGCCCAGCATATGGCAGCCAACCCTACCACATGCAAATTTGTCCTCCCTAGATAGAAACTAGCAATCCACCTAAAATACTGGGTAAATTTTGGTTCCAGGTCTATTCTTTGCCCCAATAGTTTTACTCACAACACTTCACACATATTTTTCAGCCGAGCAGGAAAAGAATAAATGGTGTCAACTTCATGACAGAGTCTACATTTATAGTCCCCTTGACATCGCCTTTTTGAATGCTTCCCGATTTTTGGGTTTCGTCCTCGGGTCGCTCCCCCGCGGGCGACTCCAGGACGCCCAACCCTAGCCTCCCTCCACCCTCTTCCTCTGCCctccccccaccgccgccgctggcgggagccgccgggcaaagcccgggcagTGCCAGCGGCGGCGGCTCTTTCTGTACCCGGTGCGATTCCTTCCCAGGCGGGGCTGGCGGCGGTGCTCCCAGGTCGGCATGGTTCCGACGGCGGCGCTTCCTCCCAGGCGGCACGGCGGCGGGTTGCGGTGAGGCGCTGACGTGGCTCCTTGGCCACGGGACGACGCGGTGGCTCGGGACGGCTCCTGCATGGCCCAGATCTAGGCCCTTCGGGCTCCATCTGGGTCCGGGCGGGCCGGCTCCTTGCCCGGCGGTGTTCCTCGTGGCGGACGGAGGGTCGGCCGGACTTGGGGGTGGCGATGTCAGCGGCACGTATGCTGTAGAGTGGAAATCGGAACTTCACGAGCCCGCACAGGCTCGGCCGGGCCAGGTGGGCCCGGTGTGATCCGTCGGTGTCCGCAGGCGGCGATGGAGGCGGTTCCCTCCGATGTGGCTGCTGACGTACTGCCTCTCGCTCCCAGATGGCCCGTCTTGTTTGTATTGACCCTGATTCGTTGGTCAcggtgagacggcggtggtgCCTGCAAGGACGTGGTGGCGCGAGGTGGTGGGTGGCGAGTGTGGTGGAACACGATGGAGCGTCCAAGGCGGGGTTACGAGGGTCGGGAAAAATCCATGTCGGTTTCGCCGACACTGACGCAGTGATGTTCACGGGCACCACCCTTCCTTCTTGAATGGCGTTGGGTGGAGCCATGTTTCCCTGTCCTTGCGCGtaccggggaaaccctaggaccactcCGGGTAGCAGCGGCGTtgtcgcatcccttcttgaaggtgatgCTTGGTACGTGGGGCTTCCGAGTGCTAGGAGCATGGTGGGAATTCTCGGCGGGTGCAACGGTTGCGAGACATTTCTTTTTCGTTGATCCAACCCTTTCGGTATTAGttcctcttttctttcttttgtgttttcttttgggcATGCTTGTGCTGTTTGCCCAGCATTGGATCCTATGTTGTATCGGTTGTGTGCTatgttaatatagcggggcgaaagcctgtttCGAGGAGGACATCCCCATTTTGCAacaaataaaagtgaaaagagtgCATAGCTATCTTTTGCTAACAATTCATGAACTGGGAGAAAGAAATCTTTAAGGGCACTTTGCTCTTTCTTTGTCAAACATGCTCGATACTGAATATTTACATTCTTTGCAGCAAAATGATCAGGCGCTAAGAATCGGATAACGAGCTCCAAAATGCACCTCAAAGCAATGGTGACAGCCATTGTTCATTCTATCTTAATGCACACTGTGCAACTAAATGGACAGTAGGTGGCAATGTAACATTTGCTGCCTCTGTTCCTGTACATACTTGCTACTTAGTATGGCTATGGCACTTCCGGTGACAATTTAGAAGACGACTCCTCTGTAAAAAATGTCGCCGGCGGGGATGGCGATGCCGACATACTTGCATCTGTGCTTTCCAACACGCCAACGCACGTCGTCGTAGGCTGAAGGCCGAACCTCATCGGAGAAGGCGACCGAACCACCACAACCTCCAGCATCTGGGGTGGCGACTGCGACAACGAACACCCTTCGTCCACCATCCCATGCGTCAGCGGCGTCCGCGACGGAGACCTCGACAGGACGTAGTCACGCACCATGGGTGCCGGTGACGGCGACCTGGACACGACCCTCTCATTCGACCCGACCGTCGAGCCTCCGATCCTCAGCGGCGATCGAGCCAAGATGTCCGCGAAGATTCTCGTCGCCGTAGGCCGCTCGGGCGACACGTCGCAGCGACGCAGCTGCGGCAACGGTGGCGACATGGCAGCCTCACCGGGGCGCGCTCGCTCCGGCTCGGGGTGTGCGCGGCACACTGGGCACGACGAGTGTGCGCACAGCCAGGCGTCGATGCAGCTGACATGGAAGAAGTGCCTGCACGCCGGCAGCACGCGCACCACGTCGCCGTCCTCCAGCTCCTGCAAGCATACCACGCActccaccgacgccgccgccgccctccccttgctgccgctcctcctcttcccgcCCCAGTTTCCCTGGGGCGACGGCGTCGGCGCCGCTCGCGCCCTGTACGTGAACGTGGGGAGCGCGGCGATGTCGTCCATGCTCATCCCGAGGTTGGTGGCAGGAAGCGAGCCGTCGCCGTGACGAGCGCGCCACTGGGACAGGAGCGACCTGCCGTAGCCGACGGCGAAGTACAgcacgacggcgatggcgacggcgatgatgatgtACATCAGCGTGAAGTTGGAGCTGGCCGGCCCGGGGCCATCAGAAACGTCGGCGTCGGAAGTGTCAGGCAATGACGAGGGCGACGACATGGCTCCGGCTAAGAACCTGATCCAATTCCGACGACTTTGTGTAGAGATATGGTTTATAGGATGTCGTTGGTGTGAATCAATCAACAAATCATTGTAAAAACGATTGTGCGTCGCACTCATGCTTATTGCAAGATAGATATATTCAGTTGAGTCGCTAGCTGGACGTACTTTGATTGAGGCTGCTCAATATTTTTTGGATTTTGCTGCTCGTCGTGTTACTTACAGCTTTTCCTCTTTTCTTTTATTATCGGGATTTGGTGTAAGCATCGTGCACCCTCTTTCTGGCTTTCTTGTATTTTGCTCAACATCACGGCAGACGTGCTTCTCATTCTTGGATTGATCAACCACTGTCAGTGATCACCTTTTGTACCTTTTGTAGTTCAATAAGTTGTCGAGCTTTGACATGACATTATTCAACGCTGATCTGGTGCGTAAGTTCAGACATGATTGGCGTACGACACCTACCGCAGGTTGTGAACTGTTCAGTGACTCTTGCTGTTGGATCATGCCGGAATAGGTTTAAAGTCGAGTTGGCAGCCAACAGAGGCGCACAGGTCTTTTAGTTGTGTGGCAACTGGGCTTTGCCTATCAGGCACGAGGACATGTTGAGCACAGAAGGAGTCATGGATCAAACCTGAAGAGGCAACTACCCTAGCACTGAAATGACATTCCACACAGGGGAACCACATAGCTTCAGCAATTTATAATGTATACTTAAAAGATTGGAGTATATTATCCCGCCCTAATATAAGATCCCAGAAATCCCAAATAGTTCAATTACTAGGTCGATTTTGGGTGGGCTAATAATCCCAAGGGATCGAAACATGGAAATTAGCGCACAAATCATGATGGACAGATATCAATCCCTTCAAAAATCTATCTGTTCACCATACACAATGACAAATATGGTATAGGCAGGTCGTAACAGCCGTGGCAAAACAAGAAGTTTGAGGGATGACCAGGATATACACAGCTCAATCTTACATCACCTACCTATCTCTCGATGCTACACAACAGCACAGCAAAACAGACCAAGCCGCTACTACTAGAAGCCTCAGAATCACTCATGACCTGGCCAACCCACCTCACCAAGTGGAAAACCAGAACATTTTCGTCCGATTTTTCTAAAACCAGTTGAAACCAAAGCTTTCACCCTCCTCTACTCTGCATTTGatattttttctgtttttattgctATGCCTCATCCCTCGGTTTGGCCTTCTCAGTATTGCTTGAGTTGGACTCGTTCGTCACAGCACCATCACCCTCTCCTGATGATGCTGTGTCACTACTTTGCGAAggtgctgctgctactgctgtTTCTGAAATATTACGATgtggagtagcaaagttagtatgGAAGTACTTTTGTACAGCCTAATAAGCATAAGGTCATTATAACCTGCCAAATATGCACTTAAAAGTTTCTCACTGTTCAGAAAATGTCATAAACTCACACATATTTCTGGCTTTGTGCAGAATTTCCCTTTTTATATGATACTGAAACATGTAAATAACTCAATAAACTACAAAACTATATTGCAGACCTTGCTGTTCAGATGAGGGAGGTTGTTGCGCATTCCAGGCAGCAATTGCGGATGCAGCCAACTGTTCTTCGGTTACTTTCATGAGTTCCTCGCTGGTGTAAGGCACAGCTGTTTCAGGCTTGACATCTAAAACCAGAAACAACAGTAAGGCAGTGCCACGGATTCTTAACATCAATGACTTCTGTAGGCTGGTGGAAATCCATCTTTTTAGCTGATTAACTGGCCTGAGGAAAATATGGCACCATTTTTCTGACAGATTCAGAACAACCAGCCTTTTAAAATTCATGAGCCTTCAGCTTCAATCATGGCGCAAAGCAtacatgatcaagagcagggaGAATGCTACactttttttcaatataagcttccgcATTTTTATAGAAGCTGGTCATTTGTTAGTATTTAATAAACAAAAAACAGTGATATAAGAACTATGATGAAAACTGTTGTGTTCTACGGTTAGGGAGCGACAGGGCAGGCTCTTGCCCCATGGGGAAGATAGAAGATTTGTTCTATTCCTCATACGGATAATTTATATGCAAGGCCTAACAATCCAAACTAAGTAACAAATCGTAGATCTTATATCCCATTGACTGAAGGCACAAACTAAAAAATACCTTCCTAATTACACGATAAACTACCAAAAGAAGGGATTGAGGATCTTATCCAATAATTAGGAGCTGCCACAATAGGTTGATATGCACCCGTactatcaaaaacaaatggtaatgAAGACACGTAACTTCCCATGAatggctaactaagcttttcaacctcatttttcggtcaaacaagattcccgaagaatggaggcggagtattttagtaccaatcttcaagaacaagggagacgttcaaagttgtactaattaccgtggaatcaagctgatgagccatactatgaagctatgggagagagtcattgagcaccgcttaagaaggttgacaagcgtgaccaaaaaccaatttggtttcatgcctgggaggtctaccatggaagccatcttcttggtacgaagACTAttggagcaaaagaaggaccttcatatggtgttcaatgatttggagaaggcctatgataagatacctcggaatgatatgtggtgggccttggagaaacacaaagtcccaataaagtacattaccctcatcaaggatatgtatgataatgttgtgacaagtgttcgaacaagtgaTGGCGACAGtgatgactttccaattagaacagggctacaccaagggtcagctttgagcccttatctttttgatttggtgatggatgaggtcacaagggatatacaaggagatatcccatggtgtatgctctttgcggatgatgtgatgctagtcgatgatagccgaacgggggttaatagaaagttagagttgcggaggcgaactctagaatcgaaaggtagtaggcttagtagaactaaaactgaatacatgaggtgcagtttcagttctactaggcacgaggagggagaggttagccttgatgggtaggtggtaccggagagagacacttttcgatatttggggtccatgttgcagggatggcgatatcgatgaagatgtgggccaccgaatcaaggatggttggatgaagtggcgccaagcttctggcgtactctgtgacaagagagtgccacaaaagttgaaaggcaggttttataggacagctatacgacctgcgatgttgtacggcgcggagtgttggccaacgaagagacgacatatccaacagttaagtgtagcggagatgcgcatgttgagatggatatgtggccacacaagaaaggatcgggtacggaatgacgatatacgggagagagttggggtagcaccgattgaagagaagctggtccaacatcgtctcagatggtttggacatatccaacggaggcctccggaagcgccagtgcatagcggacggataaagcatgctgagaatgttaagaggggtcgtggtagaccaaacttgacatgggaggagtccgttaagagagacatgaaggtttggaatatcgacaaagatttagccatggacaggggtgcgtggaagttagctatccacgttccggaaccatgacttggcttcgagatcttatgggtttcaactctagcctaccccaacttgtttgggactgaaaggcttggttgttgttgttgttgttgttgtaatcaCTGGATCAGATTCAGAACAATGCATACCCGGGGTATTTCTGTTGTTTGACTGACAATCATGATTTTTAAACATTCAGGTTCCAGAAAGAATGCTTTACACAACTTGGTCATGATTTCGTTGAAAGAAGTTTTGGATGGATTGGAAAAACTAGCCTGGGTTGACAGCAGGTGGTTGGCTGTTATTTGTGGGTGGAGGCCTATAGCTCGTGGACGGTGGATCCTCGTCAAGTCCAATTTCTCTTTCAAGAGTGCTCCTGAAATCCCTTGATACATCCTATGTGCAGAGAATTAGATTACGTTACACATAAGAATCCTTGATCAAACAGCAGCTAGTAAATCCTGAACCAACCTGTAGCTCCCTAATAGTTGGTTGGAAAGCACGCAAAGTCTTCCCCAAATTCCTGGCTACCTGCAAACAAGTAAGCAAGAGTGACATACTGGCCCACATTTCCATTTATTTCCGATTTCCACTGGTACGCAAAAGAAAAGCTTATTTTTCATATGCGTTTATTTTGCTGAAAGAGTTTCTTTTTTGCGAATATTTTGCTGAAAGAGTTATGATTACATAGTTTGTATGATCATTTAAACAGGGCAGCACATCCAGGAGGTTGAGAAATCATAGGGCCTCAAACGATGATGTCTTTACTTGGAAATTAAATTAGTGGACAACAAACTATGGTAAATGAAGGCAGGCCCCTGTCTGAGCAAGGTTTACCTCTGCTAGACCCTTGGGCCCAAAAACCAGCAAAGCAACCACTCCAATGACCAGAGCTTCAGGAGCTCCAACGCCAAATAAAGAAGCGCAGATACCATTTCTGCGTCTTCTTCCTGCGAGCACTGCACTTCGTCACAAAACAAAGATCACATATGAACCTCTAGATCGATCTGACGGGTTGAGGTAGAAGTACAAATGAATCGAGCCCCGGATAGATAGAATCATAGACTAATAGGGTGCCAACTGCCAAGGACCGAACATATCTGCAGCTAGCTGAATCGAGAGACATC contains the following coding sequences:
- the LOC124683363 gene encoding probable E3 ubiquitin-protein ligase ATL44, with amino-acid sequence MSSPSSLPDTSDADVSDGPGPASSNFTLMYIIIAVAIAVVLYFAVGYGRSLLSQWRARHGDGSLPATNLGMSMDDIAALPTFTYRARAAPTPSPQGNWGGKRRSGSKGRAAAASVECVVCLQELEDGDVVRVLPACRHFFHVSCIDAWLCAHSSCPVCRAHPEPERARPGEAAMSPPLPQLRRCDVSPERPTATRIFADILARSPLRIGGSTVGSNERVVSRSPSPAPMVRDYVLSRSPSRTPLTHGMVDEGCSLSQSPPQMLEVVVVRSPSPMRFGLQPTTTCVGVLESTDASMSASPSPPATFFTEESSSKLSPEVP
- the LOC124691641 gene encoding sec-independent protein translocase protein TATB, chloroplastic-like isoform X2, yielding MSSSIFLCSAQVRYASLPAPLRQPGRHARLPPAAPAFVSHGSHRPPPLHWTGSGIRMISSSFGRRRRNGICASLFGVGAPEALVIGVVALLVFGPKGLAEVARNLGKTLRAFQPTIRELQDVSRDFRSTLEREIGLDEDPPSTSYRPPPTNNSQPPAVNPDVKPETAVPYTSEELMKVTEEQLAASAIAAWNAQQPPSSEQQETAVAAAPSQSSDTASSGEGDGAVTNESNSSNTEKAKPRDEA
- the LOC124691641 gene encoding sec-independent protein translocase protein TATB, chloroplastic-like isoform X1, encoding MSSSIFLCSAQVRYASLPAPLRQPGRHARLPPAAPAFVSHGSHRPPPLHWTGSGIRMISSSFVLAGRRRRNGICASLFGVGAPEALVIGVVALLVFGPKGLAEVARNLGKTLRAFQPTIRELQDVSRDFRSTLEREIGLDEDPPSTSYRPPPTNNSQPPAVNPDVKPETAVPYTSEELMKVTEEQLAASAIAAWNAQQPPSSEQQETAVAAAPSQSSDTASSGEGDGAVTNESNSSNTEKAKPRDEA